TTTAGGATCGAGTTCTCCTCGAGTTCATCTGTATGAACGTAATCGATGGAGCTCTGGCGTTGATATATGCCGCCTCCTTGGGGCGGTGAGATTAGGATTTCTCGTCATGTGGCGAGATTTGGCATCAGGTGCTTCAGATCTATGTAAGGGTTCAACGACGACgacattgttcctttaagtccttgtagcttgctacgacttaggttcatacgttgatgaccgataCATGCATTGTTGGGTTACCTATGTCTGTCCATGTACGACTGTGACACCTTGGTCTACAACTAATCATGTCGACCCGGGttttctgtcatatggatgctagcaacataattatatacgtgagccaaaagacgcaaatggtCTTGGCCAAGGTAAGGTAGcagccgtgggataccgtgcgtaaggccgcaaagcggtatgatgtgttacatgctagatctacgtGACCTAGGATCGAGTCCCGACAGCTTTGTTTATGATTCCAGGGCGCTGGTATTTAGGGCTACGTGCACGAAGACTTCCTGACTGTCATCGATaaggtcaagccggctctggtAGGGGGCGGCAATAACGGTGCATCGACAACTCGTTCTAGCGACAGTAGTGGTCGCTCCATGGTCTCAAAATCTTaaattttattatgtttgagatgctttgtacttTCAATAAATTTTTATAATAGATATGCTATTTTTCAAAAAAACACGTCTAAACACAACACCAATAAATATATTGGTTTACAATTATAAAACAAATGTCCAGCGGCCACATGAGGCGAGGTGGTTTGCAACCCAAGCCCCCAATCAGGCAAATGCAGCGACAACCGCTGATCAATGGATTCGGATGAGATAACATCGATGTCCATACCCACCCGCAACAGTAGCGGCGTGCGATTCTCGGCAATCTTCACAACTACCAAGGGCCAAGATCAAGCATCCAATGTCCACCACGATGAGATTACCAGGCCACCTATCCAAGGGCATCTCCATGGCGGCGACCCATGACCAACTGCCGTCGTCCCGACATAGCCTCGTGGGCAGGAACCCTTACTGGCTCCCCCTCGAGGCACCACGCTGCCGCCACCGCAAGGTAGTCGCCCAAGGTTAGTCGCGGGACCTACTCGTCAGAGGGCATGGTCATGTCGTCCATCGTATCACTCACTCATACTCTATTCTCCCCGCGGAACATTTATATGGCATATTAATGTACAATATTTTTATAACGGACCATGCTAAGGTTGCGCATTTCAATTTTTTTTGGTCAAAAGCTTTTTCACTTGTTAGCTTTTTCGGGCTTAATGATTGGTCAATGGTGGTTTTATTAATTTAGAAAATTAGAGAGAAAATATATGCTAGTATGCACCTCCGCTTCCAGTAATTGCAAAGCGTTGCCCCCTGGCACCAAGAGGGGAACGTCGGTCGGAGGGGAGCAGCAGTGAtggccggagccgaggaagacgaaatggctcctcctcctcctcctcctcctgtagaTCCACAACTGAGTACACTATCATCCTCTCTCCTAGGTTTTCCCATCGATCTGAGGAATCCCTTTCTCGGTTAACCTGCGGTTCCTTCCTCGCTCCCTCCCTGCAGCAACCCATGGAAGCGGGGCCGGCGGCCAAGCGGAGCAGGTCGGAGCACCACCACGGCGCCGGCGACGCGCCGTCCTTCAAGATGGAGGACCTGCCCGTGGTAATTTCCATTCCGTCTCCTCTTTTTCATCTTCTAGATATGCTGCCTATCCGTGTGTTCTCCAAGGACCACAGATCTGGAATTTTGGGACATAAATGACTGGTGTTTTGCAGCGTGGGGCTTCCACTGTTTTAGGGCATCTTTCTTAACTTGTTTTCGGCGTCAATAAGACATTAACTTGCCTGAAAGGATCATGAGGGACCAAGTGAAACTgcagcaaaaaataaataaataaattgcagtTTCTTTCAGGTTTCTATATATGCACTTTCAGGTCACTGTGTCTACCTGTTATAATGTCAGTTCTAATCAAAATTCAACCGTCCTGAAAATACATATCCTTTCTTGTCACAGGATGTTCAAGCTGTTATAATGTCGCTTCTGCCACTGAAAATGGCTGTGAGGACAAGCATTGTTTCAAAAAATTGGAGAATGCTCTGGACATTCTGCTGTAATTTATCTTTTAAAGGCCCACGTTATCTGTGTGAGAATGATACCAAAATACAACAAGCGAAATGCATTGAGACAGTAAATTGTGTTATTCAGCAGCATAGTCAGATAGGGATCAATAAGTTCAGCATCAAATGTGGCCTGTTCGAGGAGGACTCTGTTCATCTCGGCAGGTGGATTCGGTTTGCCGCCTCATCGAAGGCAAAGATAATACATCTTGATCTGAGGTTCAAGGATGTGTTTGAAGAAGTAAACCACTTGCATCTTGAGGCCTTATTAGATGCTCAAGGTAGCTCATTTGTACGCTCCTTGTTTCTTGGAGGTGTTGTTATAAAGCCACACTCAGCAATATGTGGCTTTACAATACTCAGAAGGCTTGTTCTGCAATCAGTCACGATATCCGGAGACTTTACAGGCTTTTTGGCAAATTGTGCAGCACTTGAGGACCTAGAGATGATCGAGTGCTCCGGTTTAACTGATTTAATCATACCACAGCAACTTGATAAACTCCAGCATTTGCTAATTGATGGAATGGAAGTGGAGATGGTCGAGTTTTATGCTGCAGATCTTTCTCATTTTGAGTACAAAGGGCAAGTGGTCCCCATAGTGCATCATGGTTGCTCAAAATTAGAGAAGGCAACAATAATGTTTAGTGGCAAGAAAGGACTGGCCAAGGCATTCACTGCAGTTCCAAGCATTTTGCCAGTGAAGATATTAAatgtgcaatctgttgctctatcaAAATATTCACAGGTTAGTTGGATTTTTTTATCTTATCTCACGGTTCTTGAAAATTATTGTTGCTGTCAACGTCATCTTATTTGCCCGGGTAATGTTTCAGTTGCAGAAACTGCCAACAAGACCTGACGGAATGTTTATGCATTTGAGGCACATGACTTGTAGAATAATTGTCCATTCAAGACCACAAGAAGCCAATTACGACATTGAAGTTCTTCAAATGGCCTATTGTTTGGATGCTGCACCCCAACTGGAGACATTGCAATTGAATGTGAGTGTCGTTTTATTTATTAAGAAATATTAATATTCGGACCTTGAAGAAAGAACTGTACTTTGATTAGTTTGAAAAAATGATCGCAAGCTTCCAATGCAGATGTTCTATATGTCATCCAGTGGTGTGTGCAGTGCTGAGGTGGTGGGTATGCGCCGGCATGATCATCTCAAGACGGTCTTCATGAGTGGATTTCGCTGTTACAAGGCTCAGATTAAGCTGGCGTGTTGTATCTTGGAAAATGCTTCTGTTCTTGAGAAACTGACAATAGAACCAAGGATCACAGGCGTAAGATATCTGGATGATAATACCGACCTGCACAAAATTTTACCGGGGGTCTGTGAGTGGGCGCAACTTACCTCCGAGCGTTTCGATAAGGTGATCAGTGTCTCAGGCGCTCCCCTTCACAGTGAGTAAACCAATCCTTTTCCCATTTGTGTACTATCAAGTAATCCTTTTCCCATTTGTGTACTATCATATTTCAGTTTAGCTGGGCGAATTTTATTCGTTCATGTAATGCTTCTGTAGTGACTGTTTTGGTTACTATTCGTGGCTTTCTGCCTTTGCCTCTCTTTTattagagagaaaaaagaaaaaagaatctaTGTGTGTCCAATGCATCTGTTCCTTTTCCTCACTTTCTCATCACGCCTTGCTTCAACCCGTGAGAGGATTATCTGGTGTGCTAGTATTGGAGCTACTGGAAGAACCCAAGTCGTGAAAATTCAAACAAACTTGCATCTGTATATGTTCATGTACATTTGCAAACTCTTGAAAGAAGTAAAGCTGTTATGGCGACTGACTGGTAACAAAATTTATACCATAAAACCAATGTATCGTTGGCTTTCCATCAGGGAGTTCAAACCCCATATTCGGTCAAACTCTGGAAGGTAAAATTTCTTTGGAGGATCAGGATTTTTACATGGCAGTGGCAGGTTCTCCATCATAGAGACCCCATGAGAGACCAAATACTTCGTAGACATGGGCCTACAGATGAAACATGACGCTGTGCGGGGAAACTGAAACAACTGATCATCTTTTCTTTTGCTGTCCCATTGCTATTTTTTGTCCTGTCTTTCATTCCGGACTTTTTGGGTTGGAATTGACGCCCTTTGTCAGTCCAAGATATGATTACTTGGCTGAAATATGATGCGACTGGGAGCACCGATTATCTATCTTTGATTTGGGATTACTTCTATTTAGTGGCTCTCTGGGACATCTGAAATTGTTATCTTTTAGCGCAAGGCTATCAAGCATCCAACCGACACTCTCTTTTGCGTATTGCTTTTCCTGCAGCAATGGATGCTTCTTCGGCCCAGCAAGACGAAGGATCTCTTCAGCACCACCACTAGCGAGTGCCGTCATCGCCTCTGGATTATTAGGAGTAGATCTTTGTGGGATGCTATCTTGCTCAAGTTTCTGTAATCCCCTGGCGTCTGTTTTACCTCTCACTGTATCCTGATCCTAGAGGGAATTGGTTCTCTGTTAGGGAGTTTTGCACTGTGTTATCTTAACCGTGGTTATTCCTATATGTaactttcttttttgagaaactatTAATATCGTATTTGTATCCCCAGTAAACTTTGTTACCTTTTGTTATCTGAACTTTGTTATTCCTGCTCGTCTAAGAAAGGACGAATATCCATTTGAAGTATATATATGCGGGTATCGAATCTTTGAGCTGTACAAAACATGTACTTAGTGCGCTTTGGCATTGCAATGAACTCAGTGGT
The sequence above is a segment of the Triticum dicoccoides isolate Atlit2015 ecotype Zavitan chromosome 1A, WEW_v2.0, whole genome shotgun sequence genome. Coding sequences within it:
- the LOC119294691 gene encoding F-box/FBD/LRR-repeat protein At2g04230-like isoform X3; the protein is MEAGPAAKRSRSEHHHGAGDAPSFKMEDLPVDVQAVIMSLLPLKMAVRTSIVSKNWRMLWTFCCNLSFKGPRYLCENDTKIQQAKCIETVNCVIQQHSQIGINKFSIKCGLFEEDSVHLGRWIRFAASSKAKIIHLDLRFKDVFEEVNHLHLEALLDAQGSSFVRSLFLGGVVIKPHSAICGFTILRRLVLQSVTISGDFTGFLANCAALEDLEMIECSGLTDLIIPQQLDKLQHLLIDGMEVEMVEFYAADLSHFEYKGQVVPIVHHGCSKLEKATIMFSGKKGLAKAFTAVPSILPVKILNVQSVALSKYSQLQKLPTRPDGMFMHLRHMTCRIIVHSRPQEANYDIEVLQMAYCLDAAPQLETLQLNMFYMSSSGVCSAEVVGMRRHDHLKTVFMSGFRCYKAQIKLACCILENASVLEKLTIEPRITGVRYLDDNTDLHKILPGVCEWAQLTSERFDKVISVSGAPLHTMDASSAQQDEGSLQHHH
- the LOC119294691 gene encoding F-box/FBD/LRR-repeat protein At2g04230-like isoform X1, which produces MAGAEEDEMAPPPPPPPVDPQQPMEAGPAAKRSRSEHHHGAGDAPSFKMEDLPVDVQAVIMSLLPLKMAVRTSIVSKNWRMLWTFCCNLSFKGPRYLCENDTKIQQAKCIETVNCVIQQHSQIGINKFSIKCGLFEEDSVHLGRWIRFAASSKAKIIHLDLRFKDVFEEVNHLHLEALLDAQGSSFVRSLFLGGVVIKPHSAICGFTILRRLVLQSVTISGDFTGFLANCAALEDLEMIECSGLTDLIIPQQLDKLQHLLIDGMEVEMVEFYAADLSHFEYKGQVVPIVHHGCSKLEKATIMFSGKKGLAKAFTAVPSILPVKILNVQSVALSKYSQLQKLPTRPDGMFMHLRHMTCRIIVHSRPQEANYDIEVLQMAYCLDAAPQLETLQLNMFYMSSSGVCSAEVVGMRRHDHLKTVFMSGFRCYKAQIKLACCILENASVLEKLTIEPRITGVRYLDDNTDLHKILPGVCEWAQLTSERFDKVISVSGAPLHTMDASSAQQDEGSLQHHH
- the LOC119294691 gene encoding F-box/FBD/LRR-repeat protein At2g04230-like isoform X2, which encodes MAGAEEDEMAPPPPPPPQPMEAGPAAKRSRSEHHHGAGDAPSFKMEDLPVDVQAVIMSLLPLKMAVRTSIVSKNWRMLWTFCCNLSFKGPRYLCENDTKIQQAKCIETVNCVIQQHSQIGINKFSIKCGLFEEDSVHLGRWIRFAASSKAKIIHLDLRFKDVFEEVNHLHLEALLDAQGSSFVRSLFLGGVVIKPHSAICGFTILRRLVLQSVTISGDFTGFLANCAALEDLEMIECSGLTDLIIPQQLDKLQHLLIDGMEVEMVEFYAADLSHFEYKGQVVPIVHHGCSKLEKATIMFSGKKGLAKAFTAVPSILPVKILNVQSVALSKYSQLQKLPTRPDGMFMHLRHMTCRIIVHSRPQEANYDIEVLQMAYCLDAAPQLETLQLNMFYMSSSGVCSAEVVGMRRHDHLKTVFMSGFRCYKAQIKLACCILENASVLEKLTIEPRITGVRYLDDNTDLHKILPGVCEWAQLTSERFDKVISVSGAPLHTMDASSAQQDEGSLQHHH